The region tttaatttttttcaaacaacatgcataattcatatatactactagacatttaatttcaaccgatgatatattttgtgttgagctaCGTATAGTTTTTTTTGTGTAGAATTTAAtttgaacaaaacaaaatttactttattttaaaaattattttaatgaacgAACTTAAACAACGCCCATGTAATAAAAactacttaataaaaaaaaaaaaaaaaaaaaaaaggcatcttGCAatgattgaaaaagaaaaaaaaggcatcTTGCAATGATTGAACTTAGACAACGGCCCatgtaagaaaaagaaaaaaaaggactacttaataaaaataataccaTTTTGAATATAAAACAGTCTAAGACAACGGCCCATGTAATAACCCCTCCCCTCTCCTTATATgggagaaatttttttgtttcgtaaaagtaaaaagtaattgatacgatataaaataaaaataatttgtatgagaaaatgaaaaaaaaaattattgtaatgggtttttttttttatttaaataataataaaaaattgttaatgtgatataaaaaataaaaaaaagttaaaaaatattttgaaattatatttatttggaAGATGTGAAAATAAGAGGGGATGAGGGGCCGAGTGGGTTATTAAACTGGCCGTTACATTCTCGTCTTTATCCTGACAGTACAGTACACCCCTATGCAGAAGTTTGTTCTTTCTTCAAGCGTGCTCTACAACTTTCACGGCCAGCATCCTGATGATGTAGAAGAAATTTTATATGAAGAAGTGACGATGAAGAAAGGGACTAAACTTTGGTCTAATTCTTCAAGGATGTGTCCTCTGACTTTTTGTAAGCAGGCCATTGTCAATATGTCATTATTGTTAATTTACTAGTCCGCGTGCATGACCTCATCACACTCAtcaaaatttttctttatacaATTAATTTGCTATTTTTTCGTATATTATCATTATTCACGTATTGAATTATCAGCCTGGATTATTGAATATATACCAGGGATTGCGCGCAACAGACCATACCTCTTCTCCTCAAACCTGGCCTCCATCGTCCATGCAGAAGCAGGTTCTTTGCCTCTTTTCTCACGCATCCGCTACAACTTTCATGGCCACTATCCTTGCTTTTTTTCTGTTCCTCTTCTTTCTATTATGGATATTAAGAAGAATCCAAATAACTCCTCGTAAAACAATACTTCCACCAGAAGCTGGTGGCGCCTGGCCTTTGATTGGCCACCTGCACCTATTACGAGGGTCAAAACCAGCCCATATAACATTGGGTAACATGGCCGATAAGTATGGATCAATCTTCACTATCCGGCTTGGCGTACATCGTACTCTCATAGTGAGCAGTTGGGAGATTGCTAAAGAGTGCTTCACCACCCATGACAAAGTCTTTGCCAGCCGTCCAAAAGCTATAGCTTCAGAACTCATGGGCTACAACTATGCCTTGTTTGTGCTTAGCCCTTACGGTCCTCACTGGCGCCAAGTGCGTAAAATAGCTACCGTCGAGGTCCTCTCCAACCACCGCCTTGAGATGCTCAAAGACATCCGAGAGTCTGAAGTAAATACATCTATAAAAGAGATATATGAGCTCTGGGTCAAGAACAACAACGTGTTGGTAGAGATGAAGAGATGGTTTGGGTCCCTATCCCTAAATGTATTATTTAGGATGGTTATTGGGAAGCGATTTGATGGGACTGCAACCAAGAATGAGAATGAATGGAACGATCAATCCCGGAAGACATTAAAAGATTTCTTTGAGTTGAGTGGTACGGTTGTGGCAGCAGATGCGCTTCCTTACCTAAGGTGGTTGGACTTGGGAGGGTACGAGAGGGCAATGAAGCGAACTGCAAAAGAATTTGATGTTGTGGTTGAAGGTTGGTTAGAAGAACATAAGCAAAGGAAGGTTTCCGGTGAGGCAAAGGGACACAAAGACTTTATGGATGTGATGTTGTCTATTGCTACTGACAACGAAGAGAACTCCAATCATGATGCTGATACAATCACTAAAGCTACATGTCTGGTAAGCTTTTGAACTCCGATCATCTTTTTGTTGTCTAGCTTTTAAATGacgtgaatttaattttttaacttaaaaaattacattttgtaAGTCaccttttgaaaatatatatatatatatttttaaacccATGCCATCGATCAGAAAGACACCAAAAAAATGCTAGAAGGCGTACCCAAGCTTTTTAGCCGGATCATCTCATGCTTCCACTTTCTTGCTTTTGTAGTCCCTTCTCGTAGCGGGCGCAGACACAATAGCAACAACATTGACATGGGCTCTGTCTTTGCTTCTTAACAATCGGGAAGCTCTAAAGAAAGCACAACAAGAGATAGATGTCCATATTGGGAGGGAGA is a window of Alnus glutinosa chromosome 4, dhAlnGlut1.1, whole genome shotgun sequence DNA encoding:
- the LOC133866803 gene encoding cytochrome P450 CYP82D47-like, whose translation is MQKQVLCLFSHASATTFMATILAFFLFLFFLLWILRRIQITPRKTILPPEAGGAWPLIGHLHLLRGSKPAHITLGNMADKYGSIFTIRLGVHRTLIVSSWEIAKECFTTHDKVFASRPKAIASELMGYNYALFVLSPYGPHWRQVRKIATVEVLSNHRLEMLKDIRESEVNTSIKEIYELWVKNNNVLVEMKRWFGSLSLNVLFRMVIGKRFDGTATKNENEWNDQSRKTLKDFFELSGTVVAADALPYLRWLDLGGYERAMKRTAKEFDVVVEGWLEEHKQRKVSGEAKGHKDFMDVMLSIATDNEENSNHDADTITKATCLSLLVAGADTIATTLTWALSLLLNNREALKKAQQEIDVHIGRERQVKESDTKNLVYLQAIFKESMRLHPAASLSVPHESTEDCTLAGYHIPAGTRLLVNFAKIHRDPHVWSDPNEFRPERFLTTHKGIDVRGQHFELLPFGAGRRGCPGTSLALQVMQLTLATLLQAFEIATPLEEPVDMTEKVGINNQKTTPVEVHLTPRLPTQLYAWFD